The proteins below are encoded in one region of Telopea speciosissima isolate NSW1024214 ecotype Mountain lineage chromosome 10, Tspe_v1, whole genome shotgun sequence:
- the LOC122643929 gene encoding truncated FRIGIDA-like protein 1 produces the protein MASLEAISTAIKSSDEKREKLRKAFEDLQSHSSSLASFTLQWKDLEEHFDSIKSSIDERLKELELKESQAGDGSDLKESPPHNVDSNGKQSLPLEDDDTDPELVSLCVKMDGKGLWSYIMERRRELALIKDELATALKSASDPAKLLLDAMQGLYIRKHKKDKLGELSAIKACVFLLEQQTAMSAPIKPQSMEKAKKLAIEWKGKLNPSSDPLETLAFLQFVATYELVPAIREGELLDLILTVARRRQAIDLCRALGFTEKMPDFIQKLTSKGKHIEAVKFIFAFELTEKFPPVPLLKAHVRESKKIGQEIKTRGNFSIQSQNEAAAREVTAMRAVIKLVEEHNLQSQYPCEKLENHIELLEKLKADRKRSAETSSNKKQSGNKRHRPSPPADSPPPATPKSVPGPTSSTVAQIHQQPQLQPSSLLADRVAPYFGSAAGPYGLAGPPSVSPYLRTSSELYGVGVNPLSFGGHLSPPRSHLYSSESHPSGLYDRPLSYGGYGLPPPQHRPLFYP, from the exons ATGGCTTCATTGGAGGCGATTTCTACTGCTATTAAATCCAGCGATGAGAAAAGGGAGAAGCTTCGCAAAGCATTCGAAGATCTCCAATCACACTCTTCTTCCCTTGCTTCATTCACCCTTCAGTGGAAGGACCTGGAGGAGCATTTTGACTCGATCAAGAGTTCCATCGATGAACGCTTGAAGGAACTTGAATTGAAAGAGTCCCAAGCCGGTGATGGTTCGGATTTGAAAGAATCTCCTCCCCATAATGTGGACTCTAATGGGAAGCAATCTTTGCCGTTGGAGGATGATGATACAGATCCTGAGTTGGTTTCTCTCTGCGTCAAGATGGATGGGAAGGGTTTGTGGTCCTACATAATGGAACGTCGGAGAGAGTTGGCTCTGATCAAGGATGAACTTGCTACTGCTCTTAAATCTGCATCCGATCCTGCAAAGCTTCTTTTAGACGCAATGCAAGGTCTTTATATCAGAAAACATAAGAAAGACAAGCTTGGTGAATTGTCGGCTATCAAAGCTtgtgtttttttattagaaCAACAAACGGCGATGTCCGCACCAATCAAACCTCAGTCGATGGAGAAAGCTAAGAAATTGGCCATTGAATGGAAAGGGAAACTTAATCCAAGTAGTGATCCTCTAGAGACTTTAGCCTTTTTGCAATTTGTTGCTACCTACGAGTTGGTCCCCGCTATTCGTGAAGGTGAACTTCTCGATCTCATTCTAACTGTCGCTCGGCGCAGACAGGCAATTGATTTGTGTCGAGCCCTTGGTTTCACGGAAAAGATGCCTG ATTTTATTCAGAAACTTACAAGTAAGGGGAAGCATATTGAAGCTGTAAAATTTATATTTGCATTTGAGCTTACGGAAAAGTTCCCACCAGTACCTCTCCTTAAAGCTCACGTTAGGGAGTCCAAGAAAATAGGGCAGGAAATTAAGACAAGGGGAAATTTCTCAATTCAGTCACAG AATGAGGCTGCAGCCAGGGAAGTTACTGCCATGAGGGCAGTAATTAAGCTCGTTGAAGAACACAATCTCCAATCCCAGTACCCTTGTGAGAAGCTAGAGAATCATATTGAGCTGCTGGAGAAGCTGAAGGCGGATAGGAAACGGTCTGCAGAGACCTCTTCCAACAAGAAGCAGTCTGGAAATAAACGTCATCGACCGTCGCCACCTGCTGATTCTCCTCCTCCTGCCACCCCAAAATCAGTTCCTGGGCCAACTTCTAGTACTGTTGCTCAAATTCATCAGCAGCCTCAGTTGCAGCCGTCTAGCTTGTTGGCAGATCGAGTTGCTCCTTACTTTGGTTCAGCAGCTGGACCATATGGATTGGCAGGACCACCTTCTGTATCCCCTTACCTAAGAACATCGTCTGAACTGTATGGGGTTGGTGTTAACCCACTCAGCTTTGGTGGACACCTAAGCCCGCCTAGGTCGCACCTGTACTCTTCAGAGTCACACCCTTCTGGTCTTTATGACAGGCCTttgagctatggtggttatggtTTACCACCACCTCAGCACCGTCCTTTGTTCTACCCTTGA